From the genome of Muricauda sp. SCSIO 64092, one region includes:
- the ggt gene encoding gamma-glutamyltransferase, with product MKNLSRCIFFLFLIGQYSTAQDRITGEPFATRSEVLGQNGMVATSHPLATQIGLDILKSGGNAIDAAIAANAALGLMEPTGCGIGGDLFAIVWDGKTKKLYGLNASGRSPQKLTLEYFEKEGMEKIQSHGPLPVSVPGAVDGWFELHQKFGSRPMTEILAPAIGYAEKGFPLTELIAWYMQRTVPFFESKGFPNIEDTYKSQNGGKLPNEGEVYKNPYLADTYRKIAKGGRDAFYKGDIAKTIGKFIKEQGGFLSAKDLAAHKSEWVEPVSINYRGYDVWELPPNGQGIAALQMLQLLEGYDFSAIEFGSAEHLHLFTEAKKLAFEDRAKYYADMDFYDVPVAQLLSDDYAEDRRKEIGARAGKYTAGEISAGETIYMTVADKEGTMISLIQSNYRGMGSGMAPPKLGFMLQDRGELFSLKRGQANTYEPAKRPFHTIIPAFITKDGKPYVSFGVMGGDFQPMGHTQIVMNLIDFGMNLQEAGDAPRWDHTGGASPMGRTTENTGLIRTESGIPYTTIRGLMDKGHKMGTARGIYGGYQAILWDDENKVYHGASESRKDGQAAGY from the coding sequence ATGAAAAATCTTTCCCGTTGTATTTTCTTCCTCTTTTTGATTGGCCAATATTCAACGGCCCAAGACCGAATCACGGGTGAACCCTTTGCGACTCGCTCCGAAGTATTGGGTCAAAATGGAATGGTGGCCACAAGCCATCCCCTGGCAACCCAAATTGGGCTTGATATTCTCAAAAGTGGTGGTAATGCCATCGATGCCGCGATTGCTGCAAATGCTGCCTTAGGACTTATGGAACCTACGGGATGTGGTATTGGAGGCGATCTTTTTGCCATTGTTTGGGACGGAAAGACCAAAAAATTGTATGGCCTCAATGCGAGTGGACGTTCACCCCAGAAGTTGACCTTGGAATACTTTGAGAAAGAAGGGATGGAGAAAATCCAGTCCCATGGGCCACTGCCCGTTAGTGTGCCAGGTGCTGTGGATGGATGGTTTGAGCTCCATCAAAAATTTGGGTCCAGGCCTATGACGGAAATCCTGGCCCCGGCTATTGGTTATGCCGAAAAGGGATTTCCCTTGACCGAGCTCATTGCCTGGTACATGCAGCGTACCGTACCCTTTTTTGAATCAAAGGGTTTTCCCAATATTGAGGATACCTACAAATCACAAAATGGAGGAAAACTCCCCAATGAGGGAGAAGTTTACAAAAATCCATATTTGGCCGATACCTATAGGAAAATCGCAAAAGGTGGACGCGATGCTTTTTACAAGGGCGATATTGCCAAAACCATTGGTAAGTTTATCAAAGAACAAGGGGGATTTCTTTCGGCCAAAGACCTGGCCGCACATAAATCGGAATGGGTAGAACCGGTATCCATCAACTATAGGGGTTACGATGTTTGGGAGCTGCCTCCTAATGGTCAGGGTATTGCTGCGCTCCAAATGTTGCAACTATTGGAGGGCTATGACTTTTCAGCTATCGAATTTGGAAGTGCGGAACACCTTCACCTATTTACCGAGGCCAAGAAATTGGCTTTTGAGGACCGCGCAAAATATTATGCCGATATGGATTTTTATGATGTTCCCGTTGCGCAATTGCTTTCGGACGATTATGCCGAAGACCGAAGAAAAGAAATCGGTGCCCGTGCCGGAAAATATACCGCAGGTGAAATCTCCGCTGGAGAGACGATCTACATGACGGTAGCGGACAAGGAGGGTACCATGATATCCTTGATACAGAGCAATTATCGGGGCATGGGCTCCGGTATGGCACCACCAAAATTGGGCTTTATGCTTCAGGATCGCGGTGAGCTGTTCAGTTTAAAGCGGGGACAGGCCAATACCTATGAGCCTGCTAAGCGGCCTTTTCATACCATTATTCCCGCCTTTATTACCAAAGATGGCAAACCCTATGTCAGTTTTGGGGTCATGGGCGGTGACTTTCAACCCATGGGCCATACCCAGATTGTAATGAACCTCATCGATTTTGGCATGAACCTGCAAGAAGCTGGTGATGCGCCACGTTGGGACCATACGGGAGGGGCCAGCCCCATGGGAAGGACTACGGAAAATACGGGATTAATACGAACCGAATCGGGTATCCCCTACACTACTATTCGTGGTCTAATGGACAAGGGCCATAAAATGGGAACCGCCCGGGGCATCTACGGTGGCTACCAGGCCATTTTATGGGATGATGAAAACAAAGTCTATCACGGTGCTTCCGAAAGTCGTAAAGACGGGCAAGCCGCCGGATATTAG
- a CDS encoding FG-GAP repeat domain-containing protein → MKKIAILCLTVGIFYFGNSQKTGSDSGGSTTFYKDVTTICLPYEDLQQLSMDAGIADLDQDGDLDILIANEHKPNILLINDGKGKFTNESSSRIPQVDHDSEDIGIADFDLDGDLDIIVVSEDDKTNELYLNNGDGTFRDGGSRIPVSGTSNSVVVVDVNNDGAPDVMIGNNGQNNLLINDGKGYFKDETTARFGEFMDVTQDLTLGDIDNDGDEDVLVGNEDANRILINDGNGFFKDESSDRLPYRTTPEETREVDVADIDGDGDLDVLYGNVQAFVAEAVRQNRLLLNDGNGFFSDITGTHLPKDDNRCFGVAFLDIDRDGDMDIMTGNTNGPRFGGLTPFSVYLNDGKGKFAEAIDTIIPEGMGGRGFDIDFVDLNGDGIKDLFLSNRGSQDFLLFGRKQ, encoded by the coding sequence ATGAAAAAGATAGCCATACTTTGCCTGACCGTTGGCATTTTTTACTTCGGTAACAGTCAAAAAACCGGAAGTGACAGCGGTGGTTCCACTACCTTCTATAAAGATGTCACCACAATATGTTTGCCTTATGAAGACCTACAGCAACTGTCCATGGATGCTGGAATTGCCGATTTGGACCAGGATGGTGACCTGGACATTTTAATTGCCAATGAGCATAAACCCAATATTCTGCTTATTAATGATGGAAAAGGAAAATTCACCAATGAGAGCAGCTCGCGGATACCACAGGTAGATCATGATAGTGAGGATATTGGAATTGCCGACTTTGATTTGGATGGAGACCTGGATATCATAGTCGTTAGCGAAGATGACAAAACCAACGAACTGTATCTGAACAATGGAGATGGTACTTTTAGGGATGGGGGGAGCAGGATTCCTGTTTCGGGCACTTCCAATTCGGTGGTTGTAGTGGATGTCAATAATGATGGTGCTCCGGATGTAATGATTGGAAACAACGGTCAAAACAACCTATTGATCAACGATGGCAAAGGGTACTTCAAAGATGAGACCACTGCACGGTTCGGCGAATTTATGGATGTGACACAAGACCTGACCTTGGGGGATATTGATAATGATGGGGATGAAGATGTATTGGTCGGCAATGAAGATGCCAATCGCATACTGATCAATGATGGAAATGGCTTTTTTAAGGATGAGTCTTCCGATAGGTTACCTTACCGAACCACTCCAGAGGAAACAAGGGAAGTGGACGTGGCCGATATCGATGGGGATGGTGACCTGGACGTTTTATACGGAAATGTCCAGGCCTTTGTAGCCGAAGCCGTTCGACAGAACAGATTGCTTTTAAATGACGGAAATGGTTTCTTTTCCGATATCACCGGCACCCATTTGCCCAAGGATGACAACCGTTGTTTTGGGGTCGCATTTTTGGATATCGACCGTGATGGGGATATGGATATTATGACGGGAAATACCAATGGCCCAAGGTTTGGCGGCCTTACCCCCTTTAGTGTCTATCTTAATGATGGAAAGGGAAAGTTCGCTGAAGCCATCGATACCATTATTCCCGAAGGTATGGGCGGAAGAGGTTTCGATATCGATTTTGTGGATTTGAACGGCGATGGTATTAAAGACCTTTTTCTAAGCAATCGGGGGTCACAGGATTTTCTGCTTTTCGGACGTAAGCAATAA
- a CDS encoding fused DSP-PTPase phosphatase/NAD kinase-like protein, with protein MVKYLYLGCLFLFSMGYPFYGISQTTALEKVPSNRFKRLYRLNDSVYRSEQPGRKGFKELEAAGIKTSITFRRNKDDVKKARGTALELIHIPLKTSELNEGNLIEALQAVQNAQKPVLVHCWHGSDRTGAIMAAYRVVFENWSKEDAIAELLRPELGYHKNWYPNVIDLISNLDTNKIKKELGL; from the coding sequence ATGGTAAAGTATCTTTACTTAGGCTGCTTGTTCTTGTTTTCCATGGGATATCCATTTTATGGCATATCCCAAACTACAGCGCTTGAAAAAGTCCCATCCAATCGATTTAAGCGATTGTACCGACTAAATGATTCCGTTTACAGATCAGAACAACCTGGTCGAAAAGGTTTCAAGGAACTGGAAGCCGCAGGAATAAAGACTTCAATAACGTTTCGGCGAAATAAGGATGATGTAAAAAAAGCCAGGGGAACAGCACTGGAATTGATCCATATCCCCTTAAAAACTTCCGAACTTAATGAAGGTAATCTGATAGAAGCCCTACAAGCCGTACAAAATGCCCAAAAGCCGGTTTTGGTACATTGTTGGCATGGTTCCGATAGAACAGGGGCCATAATGGCAGCGTATCGCGTGGTTTTTGAAAATTGGTCCAAGGAAGATGCCATTGCTGAATTACTTAGACCTGAACTTGGCTATCATAAGAACTGGTATCCCAATGTAATTGATTTGATATCAAACCTGGATACCAATAAAATAAAGAAGGAATTAGGACTGTAA
- a CDS encoding WD40/YVTN/BNR-like repeat-containing protein produces MKPFLPYLLLVLFLFPTDDATAQRKKSRNANTKNYAESLYNAVQWRLVGPFRGGRAGTVSGVLNDPNLYYMGTAGGGVWKTTDAGNTWSCISDGYFGGSIGALAVSESDPNVIYVGEGEQTLRGNVSSGNGIWKSLDAGETWKFIGLEGSEHISRIRIHPTNPNLVYVAAIGNLWKPNKTRGVYRSKDGGQSWEKILYESDKAGAGDLILDPNNPRILYAATWQMKRNGYRMDSGGPDSKLYKSTDGGDTWTDISKYKGLPKGPWGIVGIAVSPLDSNRVWAIIEAENGGVFRSEDAGKSWKKINENRALRQRAWYYSRIYADTQNKDKVYVMNVSYGVSTDGGKTFTLKNAPHGDHHDLWIDPNNNSRMVIADDGGAQVSNDGGENWTTYHNQPTAQFYRVTTDNSFPYRIYGAQQDNSTVRIAHRTSGSSITESDWEPTAGGESAHLAPDPKNNEIVYGGTYKGYMMRQDHLVDQTRSINIWPDNPAGSGAEVMKYRFNWNFPVKFSIHDQNTLYAGSNFLHVTTNEGQSWKRVSPDLTRGLPETIKSSGGPITQDNTGAEFYSNLFAINESPLEKGVIWVGSDDGLIHISKDNGENWENITPPSSMSPKLNMINCIDPSPFKKGTAYVAATSYKFGDYTPYLYKTSDYGKTWKVITEGIKSNHYTRAIRADKVREGLLYAGTEWGMYVSFDDGNSWSPFQLNLPITSIRDLHVRDNDLIAATHGRSFWMIDDLTPLHQLSDEIANSQFHLYKPDQAYRMQQSGGWRKPNTKLVGENHPNGAIINYYIKNIQETDTVTIEILEKDGTLIQRFSNVAKKDKLNPEADKLLEVKSGGNRLVWNMRYPGYKTFKGMVFYSSPNTGPKAVPGDYRIRLGYNGQTSEQVLTIVKDPRMPNTDNDYQKQFDFLIEVRDQVSRANTAIVDIRTVKKDLDYLKGKQDMKKSLKNTIADFEAKLDVIENNIHMTKNQSRQDPLNYGIRINNRLAFLMTDSQRGDYPPTDQATEFFVDVTKELDREISALNGLMDEYISKINKQIAENQMEMISLKK; encoded by the coding sequence ATGAAACCATTTTTACCGTACCTCCTTCTCGTACTATTCCTATTCCCTACAGATGATGCTACCGCCCAACGCAAAAAAAGCAGAAACGCAAACACCAAAAACTATGCTGAGTCTTTGTACAATGCAGTCCAATGGCGTTTGGTCGGGCCATTTAGGGGAGGACGTGCCGGAACCGTCTCGGGGGTTTTGAACGATCCAAACCTTTATTATATGGGAACCGCTGGTGGCGGCGTCTGGAAAACCACTGATGCGGGCAATACCTGGAGCTGTATTTCCGACGGTTATTTTGGAGGTTCCATTGGTGCCTTGGCCGTTTCAGAATCGGATCCAAATGTGATTTATGTTGGCGAAGGGGAGCAAACCCTAAGGGGAAATGTTTCTTCCGGGAATGGTATTTGGAAAAGCCTGGATGCCGGGGAAACCTGGAAGTTTATCGGGCTCGAAGGATCGGAACATATTTCAAGGATTCGCATACACCCTACCAATCCCAATCTTGTATATGTTGCCGCAATCGGTAATCTTTGGAAACCCAATAAGACCCGTGGTGTCTATCGTTCCAAGGATGGAGGGCAAAGTTGGGAAAAGATACTTTACGAAAGTGATAAGGCCGGTGCTGGGGATTTGATACTGGACCCGAACAATCCAAGAATACTATATGCCGCAACTTGGCAGATGAAACGAAACGGATACCGGATGGACAGCGGAGGGCCCGACAGTAAACTCTACAAAAGTACCGATGGTGGTGATACCTGGACCGATATTTCAAAATACAAAGGCTTGCCAAAGGGTCCATGGGGCATTGTAGGTATAGCGGTCTCCCCTTTGGATTCCAATAGGGTTTGGGCAATTATCGAAGCAGAAAATGGCGGCGTGTTTCGATCGGAGGATGCCGGTAAGAGCTGGAAAAAAATAAATGAAAATAGGGCCTTACGCCAAAGGGCATGGTACTATAGCCGTATCTATGCCGATACACAGAACAAGGACAAGGTGTATGTAATGAATGTTAGCTATGGGGTGTCCACAGATGGTGGAAAGACCTTTACTTTAAAGAATGCCCCGCATGGGGATCACCACGACCTATGGATCGACCCCAATAACAATAGCAGAATGGTCATTGCCGACGATGGGGGCGCACAGGTTTCAAACGATGGCGGAGAGAATTGGACCACCTATCATAATCAACCTACGGCGCAATTTTACCGGGTCACCACGGACAATTCGTTTCCCTACAGGATATACGGGGCACAACAGGACAACAGTACGGTCCGTATCGCCCATCGCACCTCGGGTTCAAGTATAACGGAAAGCGACTGGGAGCCTACGGCCGGTGGCGAAAGTGCCCACCTGGCCCCTGACCCAAAGAACAACGAAATCGTCTACGGGGGAACCTATAAAGGATATATGATGCGACAAGATCATTTGGTGGACCAAACCCGTTCCATCAATATCTGGCCGGACAACCCTGCAGGTTCCGGGGCCGAGGTCATGAAATATCGTTTCAACTGGAATTTCCCGGTAAAGTTCAGTATACATGACCAGAATACATTGTATGCGGGATCCAATTTCTTACATGTCACTACCAATGAGGGGCAATCATGGAAAAGGGTTTCACCCGATCTTACCCGTGGTTTGCCGGAAACCATAAAATCTTCCGGTGGACCGATTACCCAGGACAATACCGGGGCCGAGTTCTATTCCAACCTCTTTGCCATCAATGAGTCCCCTTTGGAGAAAGGCGTTATTTGGGTTGGTAGTGACGACGGCTTGATCCACATTTCAAAAGACAATGGCGAAAATTGGGAAAACATCACCCCTCCGTCCAGTATGAGTCCAAAACTCAATATGATCAATTGTATTGACCCAAGTCCGTTCAAGAAGGGTACTGCCTATGTGGCGGCTACTTCGTACAAATTTGGGGATTATACCCCTTACCTCTATAAGACTTCCGATTATGGCAAAACCTGGAAGGTGATCACCGAGGGAATCAAAAGCAACCATTATACCAGGGCCATCCGTGCGGATAAGGTTCGAGAGGGATTGCTCTACGCCGGAACGGAGTGGGGCATGTATGTTTCATTTGATGACGGCAACAGTTGGTCACCTTTCCAATTGAACCTCCCAATCACCTCCATTCGGGACCTTCATGTACGGGACAATGATTTAATCGCCGCTACCCATGGGCGTAGTTTTTGGATGATCGATGATTTGACCCCATTGCACCAACTTTCGGATGAAATCGCCAATTCGCAGTTCCATCTGTATAAGCCCGACCAGGCGTACCGTATGCAGCAATCGGGTGGTTGGCGAAAACCAAATACCAAGTTGGTTGGCGAAAACCATCCCAATGGAGCCATCATCAACTATTACATAAAGAACATCCAGGAAACCGATACGGTAACCATCGAGATTCTGGAAAAGGATGGCACTTTGATCCAGCGCTTTTCAAATGTGGCCAAGAAAGATAAATTGAACCCGGAAGCGGATAAACTTTTGGAAGTTAAATCCGGGGGCAACAGACTGGTTTGGAATATGCGCTACCCAGGTTACAAAACCTTTAAGGGCATGGTGTTTTATTCATCGCCCAATACCGGGCCCAAAGCGGTGCCTGGCGACTACAGGATAAGATTGGGATATAATGGACAAACTTCGGAGCAGGTCCTTACCATTGTCAAAGATCCCCGAATGCCCAATACCGATAACGATTATCAGAAACAATTTGATTTCTTGATCGAAGTTCGGGACCAGGTCAGCCGGGCCAATACCGCAATTGTTGATATTAGGACCGTAAAGAAGGACCTGGACTATCTAAAGGGAAAGCAAGACATGAAAAAGAGTTTAAAAAATACGATTGCGGATTTTGAAGCGAAATTGGATGTTATCGAAAACAATATCCATATGACCAAGAACCAGAGTCGACAAGACCCCTTGAATTATGGGATTCGAATTAATAACCGCCTGGCATTTTTGATGACCGACTCCCAACGTGGGGATTATCCCCCAACAGATCAGGCCACGGAGTTCTTTGTTGACGTTACCAAGGAATTGGATCGTGAGATTTCCGCTTTAAATGGATTGATGGATGAGTATATTTCAAAAATCAACAAACAAATAGCTGAAAACCAAATGGAAATGATTTCTTTGAAGAAGTAA